One Hippopotamus amphibius kiboko isolate mHipAmp2 chromosome 12, mHipAmp2.hap2, whole genome shotgun sequence genomic window, CACTGCGGAGTGGCCTGGGCTCACTGCCTTCCTCCTCATGTAAGATAAGGAGAAGGGCGTGTACACAAGGGGACAAGGGTGCACGTCATGTACCAGCAAGGGCTAGGTACTCTGGGGTTACAGCAAGCAGTGCACGATACAGTAGCTACCTGGCCAAGCTTGTGATCCACAGGGGGAGCAGGCACACCCACCCATGCAGATGGTACAGGGCAGGGGCTAGAGCACAGCCAGCCAGGAGGGTGTGAAAAGGGGAGGATCTGAGCCTTCTTGAGAAGGACAGACACAGAGGATGGATGAGAATGACCATACAAAAtatggatttgaaaaaaaaatgtcctggTCTTGAAATTGGGGTGGGTGCATCCCAGATTTGAGTCCTCTTGGTCCCCAGTTGCTAGTGCTTTGGCCATTTgcccaattaaaaatgagactAATAATGTCTAACCCATAGAATATGCATTTGTAGTGGTTTTACGTGTTTATGTTTCTATTGTGGAATAATCTTTTCtacaagaaaaatgtatattatctGAGATAAATTAAAACCCCTTTTTCAAAAGTACTATATCCACCTATACATCTTCTCtgggaagaacagagaaaaggagTGGGAAGTGAGAAAGACCAATATGTAGTGCACATCTGTGATGCAGGTGTTCTGCTACCTCATATAGTTTTATCCCcacttttacaaaggaggaaataagctcagagaggtttattaattttccCAAAGCCAAACAGCTATTGAGTGGCAGAACCGGGATTAAACCAGATCTGTTACCCTCAAAGCCTAAGCTCTTAACACAACAAAACTCAACTAAATTTACCTTTATCAAATTACATTGCAACCCAGTGATTTCTTGGCATAATCCTGAATaagactgagaaagaaagaaatagcgtTGTTCATACAGTCAACCAAAATCTTTGGAGCAGCTACTAGATGCCTGGCCCTGTTTGGGGTTCAGCAGTGAGCAAGACAGGAAGAGTCTTGCTTTCATAAAGTGCGtagtggggaggagaggtgggtgcAGCTTGGGTGAGGGatttaacctttctgggcctGTTTTCTCATTGGGAAAGTGAGATGGGGTGTTCCTCATTTTCTGGGATTGCCCCAACCTTCTGATTCCATAATAAGcattcattttcctgtttctttaaaattcaacCAGGTCATGATGCGTATTGTTAGCTGCTCCCCAAATCAACTCTATTTCCACCCTTTTCCTATAATCAGGTCTTTCCCTCAGCATGATTCACCATCAATCAAGTCACAGAACCTAAGAGGCACCCAGCAGAAGTTTTCCAATCCTGGCTTCTCAGGAGCTCTGTGGTCTACCTGGCCAGGTAAACTTAACTCACCTGGCCCAAGGTGGCCATCCCTGGTTTCACATCAACACAATCTCAGGCACAAACCTCCtcctttttccattttgtctttAAGTTACTTGTTGAAACAACTGCACAAGTATAACAAAGATATAAAATCAGGCATCCTTTTCCCCTAGCGCCTACTAGGGAATGCTTTTCTGCCACTTTaatgataaagataaaatatttcagcATCCCGCTGcccttattatttttcatttttgttgatatTTGCATTGAATAGgtctttcaatattttaacaatgGAATCTTTATTTAGGTTGTCCCAGACCCAGCCTTTAGAAGTAAGGATTTTGTTGTTATATTACTAgtctgtttcctttaaaaaccatTTTCCTGTTTAAATGGATTAAATCAATCCTATAGGAATTTATCTTATGATATTGATGACATTAATACATAGAGGGCAGTAGTTGATTGGACTTGAGAATCTGTATTAGCAcagttaaatatacataaaatatacatatatatatatatatgaaagtacATGCTGAGTGGGATTCTCCTACCCTTTTTCATCCCTCAGAGTCACCATCCATAACCCTGATTACTTGAAATACAGGGAGATGAAAAGTCCCACGTGTAAAGGACTTGAGGGACCATTTTCCAGAGTCTTGGTAATTCTCACCCCACATGGTTTGCTGTGAGAGATAACGGATGTCTGGTGATTCATTTCCAAGGAATGTCGTAAAAGCAGTAAAGTTTGCAGATGTGACCAAAGGCTCCTACCAAAAGTGAGGAGCAGAGGTTCCCCCAGATAGCAGCAGAACCAAAGAAGGCGTGGTAACCGTCACGACGTACTGGAGGAGGCCTAAGCCCTCCAATCAAATAGTAATAAAGTACGGACTGTAACCTCATTGGTAGGTGACGTTGGGGAAAGCGTGTGAACCCTGCagtactcagccaatgaggaaccaggggagggactTGCGAACTAGGGAATAAAAACGGTGAtcgtaattttttttcatttgtgcctGTCCCGGCAGACACCAGCTCTTGCAAGACCGATATTAAAGTCTCGCCTCAATGTGCTCTGAgcttctgtgttctttctttgGTAATCAGACAAGTGAGCTTTGTGTCTCACATGTTCACTGCACCTGCATTtaattgaattaaatgaaatcttgttctatctgttgcaaatttgtcagccAGAAAAATAACTGGATGtgatgaaactttaaaataaaaatgtaagtgaGATAAGAGCTTTCAGGTAAGCTATAAGAGTAATTATGTTCTAAACAAATAtcatctaaaatagtttcttcagattttggtaactattacttgtctcttggttttcactacaaattaaggtttttaagaatCAGGGATTCTAATTTAAGTACATAATTATAGCTactgaaaataacaaaacatttcAGTATGGTATAATGTGCATTTTCACTTAAGAAGTtatgagaaatggaattatattttactgagaaagttttGCACATGGTCAGGATTAACGAAATTTAGATTGAAGTTAACTCAGTAAATAGATTTTGTTAAGTAACCTAAtacaagactggaatttgatctgttaaaaatgctttttttgatAACAGAATTTTTGAGTTCTGTGCCCTTAGGTgatccatgtttgttttctttcaatgggtttgtgactttggttaaatgaatgtgttgtttcacagtgacctatgatcctgttgtgttttaaaacctttttgatatttttaacaaacttccaaaatatcaaaatctgactaAAGCTTTTTAGCCTGCAGCTGACTCTGGGATACTTGGAAAGAACACCTCTGAGATATCTCAGAGATAGATGTCAAGTTAAGTTTATTTGGTgtgttaaattatttcaaaaacattgtcaagtgattggagaCGAACCTTAGGTTATAGtgtatggataaatgtcatttatatgGAATCCCTAACTTCTGATCAATCATAATACtagctattttaaaatgttatatgccAAATATTATATCTCAAATATTCCTGATGACATACACTGGATCGAGGACCAGCACCATAACAACCTGAGGCTATTGTGTGTCTTGGCCTGCTCCACTTTCTCTAGGTGGTAACTTCTTAAAGCACAATCTTATTTGCCATTGTAGGTTTTTGCTAACTACGGGATAAATCAGCACAATTCCAAGCCCTTCCCATATGACTCCAGTGTTTTATGAAATAATGGCTGCAATAGTTCTGGCAGCCTGGCTGGTCACTTGAATTTCAGctccaccatttactagctgtgttacCTAACCCCTTGCTACTCCATGTATGGTCACAGCAGACCGAGAACACTTgggagctttgaaaaaaaaaaaaaaaaggcagtatctGAAGCTCCACCTCAGACCTACAGATTCAGATCTGCAGGAGATTCACATCCACATCGAAGTTTGGAAAACATTGGCCCAACCTGAGCCTATTATTGCCTCACTTACAAAATGATTTTATCACCAGTCATCAATTCAGGTCTAAGTGAAATAGACAAACCCCTTAGCACAGTACACAGAAGCCACTTGAAACAATAATCAGATGGAAACTGCCAGCCTCCTCCATCACAAACTGGCCTTGAAAAAGTAGAAGATTTACTATGATACAGCTTGACATTGAAGTAGAAATATCATCTTTATTGATAAGATAGGGCCACGATGGGCAGCTTCAGAGAACACAAATAAGACAGTCCCAAAACACGGGTGTAAAGTTGCAGTAGACAGGTCAGtactcttcctcctcatcctctccctcaGCATTATCGGCTCCAACCTCCTCATAATCCTTTTCAAGGGCAGCCATGTCCTCACGGGCCTCAGAAAACTCTCCTTCCTCCATGCCCTCACCCACGTACCAGTGAACAAAGGCCCGCTTGGCGTACATCAGGTCAAACTTGTGGTCCAGGCGAGCCCAGGCCTCAGCGATGGCTGTGGTGTTGCTCAGCATGCACACAGCTCGCTCGACTTTGGCCAGGTCTCCACCAGGGACCACGGTGGGAGGCTGGTAGTTGATGCCAACTTTGAAGCCAGTGGGGCACCAGTCCACAAACTGGATGCTGCGCTTGGTCTTGATGGTGGCAATGGCAGCATTGACATCTTTGGGAACCACGTCACCACGGTACAACAGGCAGCAGGCCATGTATTTACCGTGGCGAGGGTCGCATTTCACCATCTGGTTGGCTGGCTCAAAGCAAGCATTGGTGATCTCTGCTACAGTAAACTGTTCATGGTAGGCTTTCTCAGCAGAGATGACCGGGGCATACGTGGCCAGAGGGAAGTGGATGCGGGGATAGGGCACCAGGTTGGTCTGGAATTCTGTGAGATCGACATTCAGGGCTCCATCAAACCTCAGGGAAGCAGTGATGGAGGACACAATCTGGCTCATGAGGCGGTTAAGGTTTACGTAGGTCGGGCGCTCCACATCGAGGTTTCTACGACAGATGTCATAGATGGCCTCATTGTCTACCATGAAGGCACAATCAGAGTGCTCCAGGGTGGTGTGGGTGGTGAGGATGGAGTTGTAGGGCTCAACGACAGCTGTGGAAACCTGAGGGGCTGGGTAAATGGAGAACTCCAGCTTGGACTTCTTGCCATAATCGACAGAGAGACGTTCCATCAGCAGGGAGGTGAACCCAGAACCAGTTCCCCCACCAAAGCTGTG contains:
- the LOC130832961 gene encoding tubulin alpha-1C chain-like yields the protein MLSDKTIVGGDDSFNTFFSETGAGRHVPRAVFVDLEPTVIDEVRTGTYRQLFHPEQLITGKEDAANNYARGHYTIGKEIIDLVSHRIRKLADQCTGLQGFLVFHSFGGGTGSGFTSLLMERLSVDYGKKSKLEFSIYPAPQVSTAVVEPYNSILTTHTTLEHSDCAFMVDNEAIYDICRRNLDVERPTYVNLNRLMSQIVSSITASLRFDGALNVDLTEFQTNLVPYPRIHFPLATYAPVISAEKAYHEQFTVAEITNACFEPANQMVKCDPRHGKYMACCLLYRGDVVPKDVNAAIATIKTKRSIQFVDWCPTGFKVGINYQPPTVVPGGDLAKVERAVCMLSNTTAIAEAWARLDHKFDLMYAKRAFVHWYVGEGMEEGEFSEAREDMAALEKDYEEVGADNAEGEDEEEEY